A region of Candidatus Aquicultor sp. DNA encodes the following proteins:
- a CDS encoding PQQ-binding-like beta-propeller repeat protein, protein MSLIFSRLLKALNILVIITAISVVQPAYGSNWPMAQCDSWHTGNNSAETKITPPLDFAWLHPGECAYDESRTRPVIADGIVYVGEVWSVYAWGILIKTECQLQAISLASGKAVWTAKNLPFSGTPVFANRHVYVGTTDGSVYALNAVDGSILWRTSVAGMPATPVVLGNMLVLSTSASKVYSLDAMTGEVRWVVTRPTYLTAPTLTNNSVFVGGGELLALDAADGHIKWSFNSWKGHSMPVVSGSSVFTAGNLGMYCLDADTGAIKWSRTTADVNGASESLSVGRNTLYAGTVTAYDIGTGEVKWTFDVRNKYRGASVALANGYVFIGSTRPFTDAVVDSSDGRLYVLDQNTGELAWRYEAGGRYSDWYLIDPSPAIADGSVILNLSRSQMCCFSTPQRSSNLGVSVNAPRFNPYDLKNGSATISFTLANPATVTVDVMDYQGTVVRQLAQEASLPAGEHHMTWCGLKDFPEMVDPELAAEFGDRCIRVAPDGSYRIVVTAIENGMPTLTGSADVEVKGDV, encoded by the coding sequence ATGTCGCTCATTTTCAGCAGGCTACTTAAAGCGTTAAATATTTTGGTTATCATCACCGCAATAAGTGTTGTGCAACCAGCGTACGGTTCAAACTGGCCGATGGCGCAGTGCGATTCATGGCACACCGGTAATAATTCCGCAGAAACGAAAATCACCCCACCGCTTGATTTTGCCTGGCTGCATCCAGGTGAATGCGCGTACGATGAGAGCAGAACCCGACCGGTTATTGCTGATGGCATCGTGTATGTTGGAGAAGTCTGGAGCGTCTACGCGTGGGGTATCCTTATAAAAACGGAATGCCAGCTTCAGGCAATCTCTCTTGCGAGCGGCAAGGCTGTTTGGACGGCTAAGAACCTGCCGTTTTCAGGTACGCCGGTGTTTGCAAACAGACATGTGTATGTTGGTACGACGGATGGATCGGTTTATGCGCTTAACGCTGTAGATGGAAGCATACTATGGCGCACATCTGTTGCCGGTATGCCGGCAACACCAGTAGTTCTAGGCAATATGCTCGTTCTCAGCACATCGGCTAGCAAGGTATACTCCCTTGATGCGATGACTGGCGAAGTTCGTTGGGTCGTCACGCGCCCAACATATCTTACCGCGCCGACGCTTACCAATAACTCGGTGTTTGTCGGCGGCGGTGAGCTGCTTGCACTTGATGCAGCTGACGGACACATAAAATGGTCGTTCAATAGCTGGAAAGGGCATTCTATGCCGGTTGTATCCGGCTCATCGGTCTTTACGGCAGGCAACTTGGGCATGTATTGCCTTGATGCCGATACCGGTGCGATAAAATGGTCGAGGACTACTGCAGATGTAAATGGAGCATCTGAATCGTTATCAGTAGGGCGCAATACGTTATATGCAGGTACGGTAACCGCTTATGATATAGGCACTGGCGAAGTTAAATGGACATTTGATGTGCGCAACAAATACCGTGGTGCATCGGTAGCGCTTGCAAATGGCTATGTTTTCATAGGTTCAACACGTCCGTTTACCGATGCTGTCGTTGATTCATCCGATGGCAGGCTCTATGTGCTAGATCAGAACACCGGAGAGCTTGCCTGGCGCTATGAAGCCGGTGGCCGATATTCTGACTGGTATCTGATAGACCCTTCTCCAGCTATTGCGGATGGCTCGGTTATTTTGAATCTTAGCAGATCGCAAATGTGCTGCTTTTCAACCCCGCAACGAAGCTCAAACTTGGGTGTTTCTGTGAATGCACCACGCTTCAACCCGTATGATCTAAAAAATGGCAGTGCAACTATCAGCTTTACGCTTGCGAATCCAGCTACTGTTACCGTTGATGTTATGGATTACCAAGGCACGGTGGTTAGGCAGCTAGCCCAGGAGGCGTCTTTGCCGGCAGGTGAGCATCACATGACGTGGTGTGGACTTAAAGATTTTCCGGAGATGGTTGACCCGGAGCTTGCAGCTGAGTTCGGCGATAGATGCATTCGCGTTGCGCCGGACGGCAGCTATAGGATTGTTGTTACTGCGATAGAAAACGGCATGCCAACATTAACGGGAAGCGCTGATGTGGAGGTCAAGGGAGATGTATAG
- a CDS encoding aspartate kinase gives MGVVVQKFGGSSVADVEKIKNVARRVVATKTEGKSVVVVVSALGDTTDELVELARQISTKPPEREMDMLLSTGEQISVALLAMAIHELGHDAISFTGYQVGIVTDDCHTKARIEDVRSERIQCELENGKIVIVAGFQGVTLDNTITTLGRGGSDTTAVALAAGLGAEKCEIYTDVEGVFTADPRIVPEASLVPEITYEEMLEMAATGAKVLQLRSVEFGRNHGVIINVRSSFTGGAGTVVKEESEVMEKPIISGVTHDTSEGKVTIFGVSDQPGIAAKVFKPLAAANFNIDMIVQNVSSEGLTDISFTIPLDDLPRAESVIDDIVKVLGAKGHSNDKNIAKVSIVGAGMKTHPGVAAEMFDVLADNGINIQMISTSPIRISCVVEGSKIETAVRALHEHFQLSEEAVTSEAL, from the coding sequence TTGGGTGTTGTAGTACAGAAATTCGGCGGTAGCTCGGTAGCCGATGTCGAGAAGATAAAAAATGTTGCCCGGCGTGTCGTGGCAACAAAAACCGAGGGTAAATCGGTTGTTGTCGTCGTTTCTGCGCTCGGCGATACTACAGACGAGCTTGTCGAACTGGCGCGTCAAATCTCGACCAAACCGCCTGAGCGTGAGATGGATATGTTGCTTTCGACCGGTGAGCAGATATCGGTCGCCCTGCTGGCGATGGCGATACATGAGCTTGGTCACGATGCAATATCATTTACCGGGTATCAAGTGGGTATTGTAACCGATGATTGTCATACCAAAGCGCGCATCGAAGATGTGCGCAGCGAACGCATTCAATGCGAACTTGAGAACGGCAAAATTGTTATCGTCGCCGGGTTCCAGGGTGTGACGCTCGATAACACCATCACGACACTTGGTCGTGGTGGCTCGGATACCACCGCCGTTGCCCTAGCCGCCGGTTTGGGCGCGGAGAAGTGCGAGATATATACCGATGTCGAGGGAGTTTTTACCGCCGATCCCAGGATCGTCCCGGAGGCCTCACTCGTCCCGGAGATCACATATGAAGAAATGCTTGAGATGGCTGCGACCGGTGCGAAGGTTTTGCAGCTGCGCTCGGTTGAGTTTGGCCGAAACCACGGTGTAATCATCAACGTGCGCAGCAGCTTCACCGGCGGTGCCGGAACGGTTGTCAAGGAGGAGAGCGAGGTTATGGAGAAGCCCATTATTAGTGGAGTAACCCACGATACAAGCGAGGGGAAAGTAACGATATTTGGTGTGTCGGATCAGCCCGGCATTGCAGCAAAAGTATTTAAACCGCTTGCGGCCGCCAATTTCAATATCGATATGATCGTGCAAAATGTAAGCTCCGAGGGCTTGACCGATATTTCGTTTACCATACCTTTGGATGATCTGCCGCGCGCTGAAAGCGTTATCGATGATATCGTTAAGGTGCTCGGAGCAAAAGGCCATAGCAACGACAAGAATATCGCCAAGGTCTCCATCGTCGGCGCCGGTATGAAAACTCATCCAGGCGTTGCGGCCGAGATGTTTGATGTATTGGCCGATAACGGCATTAATATACAAATGATCAGCACCTCACCGATTAGGATCTCGTGTGTGGTTGAAGGCAGCAAGATCGAGACTGCCGTTCGTGCGTTGCACGAGCACTTTCAGCTGAGCGAGGAGGCCGTTACCAGTGAAGCTCTATAA
- the dnaB gene encoding replicative DNA helicase: MRTADGSQQYVNFDKVPPHNIEAEQSLLGAMLISQEAVSEILEMLAPEAFYTEAHRRIYETIVDLYAKGEPADPITLSEALSARGYLETCGGRSYIHTLVGSVPSAANAKYYAKIIERNATLRSLISVSTEIASMGYNAPEDVEGLIDRAEGLIFQIAHKRMSEKFIHIKDLLKEGFELVESLYEKKEQITGVPTGYHDMDKLLTGFHPGDLVVLAARPAMGKTALALNLATNMALANIPVAVFSLEMSRQQLAQRLMCAEARIDSYRLRTGHLGDDDWAKLARAVGKLAETPIFIDDTPSIGILEVRAKARRLFARHSPGVIIVDYLQLMQSYRRVENRQQEIAEISRGLKILAKELEVPVIALSQLSRAVEQRSDKKPQLSDLRESGAIEQDADIVMFIHRNMYGNYDDISAAEERASAEVIVAKHRNGPTGVINLYFNEHCTRFENYAKTS; this comes from the coding sequence ATGAGGACTGCTGACGGATCGCAGCAGTATGTAAACTTTGATAAAGTTCCGCCGCATAATATAGAGGCGGAGCAGTCGTTGCTTGGCGCGATGCTGATCTCTCAGGAAGCGGTTTCTGAGATTCTAGAGATGCTCGCGCCAGAGGCATTTTATACCGAGGCGCATCGCCGTATTTACGAGACGATTGTAGATCTGTACGCCAAAGGGGAGCCCGCCGATCCGATTACGCTCTCTGAGGCGCTCTCGGCACGAGGCTACCTCGAGACGTGCGGCGGCAGGTCGTATATCCACACTCTTGTAGGCTCGGTACCGAGCGCCGCCAACGCAAAGTATTACGCGAAGATTATCGAGCGCAACGCCACGCTTCGCTCGCTCATCAGCGTTTCAACTGAAATCGCGTCGATGGGCTACAACGCGCCCGAGGACGTCGAAGGCTTAATCGACCGGGCGGAGGGCCTCATCTTCCAGATCGCCCACAAGCGCATGAGCGAGAAGTTCATCCATATTAAAGACTTGCTCAAAGAGGGTTTTGAGCTGGTTGAAAGCCTCTACGAAAAGAAGGAGCAAATCACCGGTGTACCGACCGGCTACCACGACATGGATAAGCTCCTTACCGGGTTTCACCCCGGGGACCTGGTTGTTTTAGCGGCTCGCCCCGCGATGGGAAAGACCGCACTCGCACTTAATTTGGCGACAAATATGGCGCTTGCCAACATCCCGGTTGCGGTGTTCAGCTTGGAGATGAGCCGCCAGCAGCTTGCACAGCGTTTGATGTGCGCCGAAGCGCGTATCGACAGCTATCGCTTGCGTACCGGTCACTTAGGTGATGACGATTGGGCAAAGCTCGCGCGCGCCGTCGGCAAACTCGCCGAAACTCCGATCTTTATCGATGACACGCCGAGTATCGGCATCCTTGAAGTGCGCGCAAAAGCCCGCCGGTTGTTCGCACGGCATTCGCCGGGCGTTATCATCGTTGACTACCTGCAGCTGATGCAATCGTATCGCCGTGTTGAGAATAGGCAGCAAGAGATCGCCGAGATATCACGAGGTTTAAAAATCCTTGCAAAAGAGCTTGAGGTACCGGTTATCGCGCTATCGCAGCTCTCGCGTGCGGTCGAGCAGAGAAGCGATAAGAAACCGCAACTCTCTGACCTGCGTGAGTCTGGAGCCATTGAACAAGATGCAGACATCGTTATGTTTATTCACCGCAACATGTACGGCAACTACGATGATATTAGCGCGGCTGAGGAACGTGCTTCGGCTGAAGTTATTGTCGCTAAGCACCGTAACGGCCCGACCGGTGTTATCAATCTCTACTTTAACGAACATTGCACGCGCTTTGAAAATTACGCAAAGACGAGCTAG
- the rpsF gene encoding 30S ribosomal protein S6: MRNYECMIILEPTLEAEAIDALITRFSDLVNNNGGKLENINKWGRRRLAYQIGQNNEGYYTIMTFQGENQTIDELDRVLKITDGVIRHMIVRLES, encoded by the coding sequence GTGAGGAACTACGAATGCATGATCATTCTCGAGCCCACTTTGGAAGCTGAGGCGATCGACGCACTGATCACCCGGTTTTCCGATTTGGTAAACAACAACGGTGGGAAGCTCGAAAACATTAACAAGTGGGGGCGACGACGCCTCGCCTATCAAATCGGTCAAAACAACGAAGGCTACTACACAATCATGACGTTCCAAGGTGAAAATCAAACGATTGACGAGCTCGATCGCGTTCTGAAGATTACCGATGGCGTTATTCGGCACATGATCGTTCGTCTCGAGAGCTAG
- a CDS encoding single-stranded DNA-binding protein, with translation MASLNQVLLIGRLTRDPELRFTPSGAAVANIGIAVNRRYKGNDGEWVEEASFFNVVAWSKQAEFVNEYLRKGNQILVEGRLQSRSWETPEGQKRSAVEVVANRIQGLDKGGARPEDLMEQSADADLQALGDVDIDDVPF, from the coding sequence ATGGCCAGTTTAAATCAGGTGTTATTAATCGGAAGATTAACCAGAGACCCGGAACTTAGATTTACCCCCAGCGGCGCTGCGGTTGCAAATATCGGAATTGCAGTTAACCGCCGGTATAAAGGAAACGACGGCGAGTGGGTTGAAGAAGCGAGCTTTTTCAATGTAGTTGCCTGGAGCAAGCAGGCGGAATTCGTTAACGAATACCTGCGCAAGGGCAATCAGATTCTTGTTGAGGGTCGTTTGCAAAGCCGTTCATGGGAAACGCCTGAGGGCCAAAAGCGTTCCGCTGTCGAGGTTGTAGCAAACAGAATACAAGGCCTCGATAAGGGTGGAGCACGACCTGAAGATTTGATGGAACAAAGCGCCGATGCTGACCTGCAAGCTCTGGGGGATGTCGACATCGACGATGTACCATTTTAA
- a CDS encoding polysaccharide deacetylase family protein, protein MVKLRRIVIIVSTFIFFLIMGGLLTTAHQKDPARPRATLYDHTTYKKPIALTFDDGPDVRYTPQVLRILKKEHVPATFFVVGNEVDAHPDLARQIVADGNLIENHTYTHPNLRYDSPKDIQRELSLCAEAIKHATGMQPIYFRPPRGIFDNRTLAIAEKDNYDVLLWSIAVEHKASRTPADEARRILHYTTPGSILLAHDGRLNREKTVKALPMIIHGLKARGYTFVDATYFDYHPHAPFRPEFQRIHDP, encoded by the coding sequence ATGGTAAAATTAAGACGTATTGTCATCATTGTTAGCACATTTATTTTCTTCCTCATTATGGGCGGGCTACTTACGACTGCGCACCAAAAAGACCCCGCTCGGCCACGCGCAACCCTCTACGATCACACAACGTATAAAAAGCCTATCGCCCTAACATTTGACGACGGTCCTGATGTTCGCTATACACCCCAAGTGCTGCGCATATTAAAAAAGGAACACGTACCGGCAACTTTTTTTGTAGTCGGTAATGAAGTCGACGCTCACCCGGATTTGGCACGACAGATAGTTGCGGACGGCAACCTTATTGAGAACCACACGTACACGCACCCTAACTTGCGCTATGATTCTCCGAAAGACATCCAGCGCGAGCTCAGTTTATGCGCCGAAGCAATTAAGCATGCAACCGGCATGCAGCCAATATATTTCAGGCCGCCGCGTGGGATTTTTGACAACCGCACGCTTGCGATAGCAGAGAAAGATAACTATGACGTTCTACTCTGGAGTATAGCTGTTGAACACAAAGCCTCACGCACACCGGCCGACGAAGCCAGGCGTATCTTACACTACACAACGCCTGGCAGCATTCTTCTTGCCCATGATGGCCGGCTCAACCGTGAGAAGACCGTAAAAGCCCTTCCCATGATTATTCATGGGCTCAAGGCTAGAGGCTATACATTTGTCGATGCTACATATTTCGACTACCATCCGCATGCACCGTTTAGGCCTGAGTTTCAGAGGATACATGACCCATAA
- a CDS encoding DUF951 domain-containing protein, translating to MMDMVIFMVDVVPICIGDIVKLKKPHPCGVNEWEVTKLGMDIGLTCVGCGRKMRLMRYDFDRRFRGFIKRCGPKTNSENDDKNLTK from the coding sequence ATGATGGATATGGTGATATTCATGGTAGACGTGGTGCCTATTTGCATCGGCGATATTGTTAAACTGAAAAAACCTCACCCCTGCGGAGTTAATGAGTGGGAAGTAACGAAGCTTGGAATGGACATCGGGCTTACGTGTGTAGGATGCGGGCGCAAAATGCGTCTCATGCGCTACGACTTCGATCGTAGATTCCGGGGCTTTATTAAGCGCTGCGGTCCCAAAACCAACTCTGAAAATGATGATAAAAACTTAACAAAGTAG
- a CDS encoding ACT domain-containing protein, with product MKSRAILTVLGQDRVGIVAGVSRVLAENGVNIEDISQTIMQDFFTMIMLVTVDEEENSFMGLQNKLDEIAVQLGVKITVQKEDIFRYMHRL from the coding sequence ATGAAAAGCAGAGCAATACTAACGGTCCTCGGGCAGGATCGCGTCGGCATTGTCGCCGGTGTGAGCCGCGTCTTGGCCGAAAACGGTGTAAATATCGAGGATATTAGCCAGACAATCATGCAAGATTTCTTCACGATGATAATGTTGGTAACCGTCGATGAGGAAGAAAACTCGTTTATGGGTTTGCAAAATAAGCTCGACGAGATCGCGGTGCAACTCGGTGTAAAAATCACCGTACAAAAAGAAGACATCTTCCGCTATATGCACAGGCTTTAG
- a CDS encoding M23 family metallopeptidase produces the protein MRKLLLIFLIVCCCSILSIPLALAQSDFTWPVPGDIVANFDPGAHRGIDITASVGAEIVAAQDGVINWIGKTPRGEPCLTIEHHDGVTSTYLPVGALVEKGTVIKAGDLIGVLSSEIDPSTEGPHLHFGMYDTATRDNKLYVDPANYLPDLSAMHTSNNDIKAEVPAVEEGSEILPGEPVLPSLAMQNTRADISDARGASLNEQIGIGTLGQNTENTSINQIGTSIQAPAQAEDKIIVEDPKAAELASTVRPNVATNIIPSDEARVTPRVTAVAASKNGVAQISVTGTPNNTVLGQAQATSVEPRYDQQIDTEKSTTLRPGHRPGELDISLSKEVIAKHNIVPIGIQANPFSARNPLHTSGLAAKKPALAWLEKTCSSPWLPNAIALLAVLVIGAMGAARFVRSAQDIGTNAITTSIASC, from the coding sequence ATGCGAAAATTGTTGCTGATATTTTTGATTGTTTGTTGCTGCTCTATTTTGTCCATACCGCTTGCCTTGGCACAGAGTGATTTTACATGGCCTGTTCCCGGCGACATCGTGGCAAATTTTGATCCGGGTGCGCATAGGGGCATTGATATCACAGCTAGCGTTGGAGCGGAAATCGTAGCAGCACAGGATGGGGTAATAAACTGGATCGGTAAAACCCCGCGCGGTGAACCCTGCTTAACAATAGAGCATCACGATGGTGTCACTAGTACATATCTACCGGTCGGTGCTCTGGTTGAAAAGGGAACCGTTATAAAGGCGGGAGATTTGATCGGAGTACTGTCATCAGAGATAGATCCATCGACGGAGGGACCGCACCTTCATTTCGGTATGTACGATACGGCAACCCGTGATAACAAATTATATGTGGACCCAGCAAATTATCTACCGGACCTTTCAGCGATGCACACAAGTAATAATGATATCAAAGCTGAAGTTCCGGCTGTGGAAGAAGGTAGTGAGATACTACCAGGCGAACCGGTACTACCATCATTAGCTATGCAAAATACGCGTGCAGATATATCTGATGCTCGTGGTGCGTCGCTAAACGAGCAGATTGGCATCGGTACTTTAGGGCAGAATACCGAGAACACATCAATCAATCAAATAGGGACAAGTATACAGGCTCCAGCCCAGGCCGAAGACAAAATCATTGTAGAAGATCCAAAAGCAGCGGAGCTAGCCAGCACCGTAAGGCCGAACGTGGCCACTAACATTATACCGTCTGATGAAGCCCGGGTTACGCCCCGGGTCACCGCAGTAGCAGCAAGCAAAAATGGCGTTGCTCAAATATCCGTAACAGGTACACCGAATAATACAGTTCTCGGTCAGGCCCAGGCTACATCCGTGGAGCCACGCTATGACCAACAAATAGACACTGAAAAAAGCACAACATTACGACCGGGGCATCGGCCTGGGGAGTTAGACATTAGTCTTAGTAAGGAGGTAATTGCGAAACACAATATAGTTCCAATAGGTATACAGGCAAACCCATTTAGTGCACGCAACCCGCTACACACGTCAGGCTTAGCGGCGAAAAAGCCAGCTCTTGCATGGCTAGAGAAGACATGCAGCTCACCTTGGCTGCCGAATGCTATAGCGTTGTTGGCTGTGCTGGTGATTGGTGCCATGGGGGCAGCTCGCTTTGTGCGAAGTGCACAAGATATTGGTACAAATGCGATTACTACGTCAATCGCATCTTGTTGA
- the rpsR gene encoding 30S ribosomal protein S18 — MADYVRKPRRKYCAFCKDHIDYIDYKDTQMLRRFMSDRGKIRPRRVTGTCAQHQRDLSIAIKRAREMALIPYTMR, encoded by the coding sequence GTGGCGGATTATGTTCGTAAGCCGCGTCGGAAATATTGTGCGTTCTGCAAGGACCACATCGATTATATCGATTACAAAGACACACAAATGCTGCGCCGGTTCATGAGCGACCGTGGCAAGATTAGGCCGCGCCGCGTAACCGGTACGTGTGCACAGCACCAGCGTGATCTCTCAATCGCAATTAAGCGGGCTCGTGAGATGGCGCTCATCCCGTACACGATGAGATAA
- the rplI gene encoding 50S ribosomal protein L9, translating into MMKVILKEPVAGLGKMGDVVAVADGYARNFLMPKGLAEMATKGALRDWDQKKHLIIRREAQERTEAEEIANLLRDKEVTIPARAGEEGKLYGSVTSKEIAEAVLAQLKVEVDRKKIESEHIKELGEHPVTIKIYPGVETTVKVNVVESKEE; encoded by the coding sequence ATGATGAAGGTTATCCTTAAAGAGCCGGTAGCTGGCCTTGGAAAAATGGGAGATGTTGTAGCCGTTGCTGACGGTTACGCCAGAAACTTCCTTATGCCAAAAGGCCTGGCAGAGATGGCAACCAAAGGCGCCCTGCGCGATTGGGATCAGAAGAAGCATCTAATTATCAGGCGCGAGGCACAAGAGAGAACGGAAGCAGAAGAGATTGCAAACCTGCTTCGCGATAAAGAAGTTACCATTCCGGCCCGTGCGGGCGAGGAAGGCAAACTCTACGGTTCTGTTACCTCAAAAGAGATCGCCGAGGCGGTTTTGGCCCAGCTTAAGGTTGAAGTCGATCGCAAGAAAATCGAAAGCGAACATATTAAAGAGCTCGGTGAGCACCCGGTAACCATTAAGATTTATCCGGGTGTTGAGACCACGGTAAAGGTTAACGTAGTCGAGAGCAAAGAGGAGTAA
- a CDS encoding methyl-accepting chemotaxis protein has product MGWMRRTKVLNVIIGAVAVIIIPLLIMCYCTISSLSTVASEKSAMQKSAVTMHDAQTLSALMQEHRGSAYQATVHQDTAQANAASGITDKVTALLAAMKTRGVDPSLITATEQSWSAYLTQADSLFKHFNNEEFAAAQLQQVDTALSASLATLQPLEASGATAQKAAGSHIDTIQRSLIFIITLLLIIEGLAVAGVVVVIQRIVIKPLKTSLLHASETAKRLSASSQELAAAHNETVQLAEQISGMVGDVVSGSSMQCSGANDLGALVVSIAEITGQVADGAQIQAGSIAETANGINDLTLSIEMVSESANVVAEVVDSASSIAVKGKGAVDDTVSGMQRIKETVLDSAQKIQILGEKSKQIGDIVEVITDIADQTNLLALNAAIEAARAGEHGKGFAVVADEVRKLAERSAKATKEITGLIKGIQDETLAAVDAMEKGTSEVESGSELAVNAGAAIEEMTSAINKIVDHISSVSENAGKMADASNLVHATIDEIAMISEENGAATEEVAASTTQAVNTIDQLAATSKKNTESANRASELTDVQIQSEQKITEYIKVLSDMSEDLEKTVSEFSESLSA; this is encoded by the coding sequence ATGGGCTGGATGCGAAGGACAAAAGTACTAAACGTTATCATCGGGGCGGTAGCTGTTATCATCATACCGCTTCTTATCATGTGTTATTGCACCATTTCGAGTCTAAGCACGGTTGCTTCAGAGAAGAGCGCGATGCAAAAAAGCGCTGTCACGATGCATGATGCGCAAACACTAAGCGCATTAATGCAGGAACATCGCGGAAGCGCTTACCAGGCAACAGTACACCAAGATACTGCGCAGGCTAACGCAGCCTCCGGCATTACTGACAAGGTTACGGCTCTACTAGCAGCGATGAAAACACGCGGCGTTGACCCCAGCCTTATCACCGCTACCGAGCAGAGTTGGTCGGCATATCTAACGCAAGCAGATTCGCTCTTTAAGCATTTCAATAACGAAGAATTTGCTGCAGCGCAATTGCAACAGGTCGATACGGCACTTAGTGCTAGTCTTGCGACACTGCAGCCGCTTGAAGCAAGTGGGGCTACCGCCCAAAAAGCAGCAGGCTCGCATATCGACACGATCCAACGAAGTCTTATCTTTATCATCACGCTGCTCCTCATCATAGAGGGGTTAGCTGTAGCGGGCGTTGTTGTTGTCATTCAGCGCATCGTGATAAAGCCACTCAAAACGTCGCTTTTGCACGCATCAGAGACGGCGAAGCGCCTCTCAGCGTCAAGCCAAGAGCTTGCGGCGGCGCATAATGAAACCGTCCAGCTTGCCGAGCAGATTTCGGGCATGGTCGGAGACGTTGTCTCCGGTTCATCGATGCAGTGCAGCGGTGCGAACGACTTAGGCGCTCTCGTTGTCAGCATCGCCGAGATTACCGGCCAAGTTGCCGACGGCGCGCAGATACAGGCGGGAAGTATCGCCGAGACGGCCAACGGCATCAACGACCTGACGTTGTCGATTGAGATGGTCAGCGAAAGCGCCAACGTGGTTGCGGAGGTCGTTGACTCGGCTTCATCAATCGCAGTAAAAGGTAAAGGCGCTGTTGACGACACCGTATCCGGCATGCAGAGAATCAAAGAAACGGTTCTCGACTCCGCTCAGAAGATCCAAATACTCGGTGAAAAGAGTAAACAGATCGGCGATATCGTGGAAGTTATCACCGATATTGCAGATCAGACAAACCTGCTGGCACTCAACGCCGCTATCGAAGCGGCCCGGGCGGGCGAGCACGGCAAGGGATTTGCCGTTGTCGCTGATGAGGTGCGAAAGCTCGCCGAGAGGTCTGCTAAAGCGACGAAAGAGATTACCGGGCTCATCAAAGGCATCCAGGATGAAACCCTGGCTGCCGTCGACGCGATGGAGAAGGGAACCTCCGAAGTTGAATCGGGAAGCGAGCTTGCGGTTAATGCCGGAGCCGCTATCGAAGAGATGACATCGGCCATCAACAAGATTGTCGATCATATCTCCTCCGTTTCGGAAAACGCAGGCAAGATGGCGGACGCCAGCAACTTGGTACACGCTACCATCGATGAGATCGCAATGATCAGCGAGGAAAACGGAGCGGCGACAGAAGAAGTGGCCGCATCGACAACCCAGGCGGTCAACACGATTGATCAGCTCGCAGCTACCTCAAAGAAGAACACCGAGTCGGCAAATAGAGCTTCTGAGCTGACCGATGTGCAGATACAATCCGAGCAAAAAATCACCGAATACATCAAGGTCCTCTCGGATATGTCGGAAGACCTCGAAAAGACAGTCAGCGAATTCAGTGAAAGCCTTAGCGCATAA